From Solanum lycopersicum chromosome 8, SLM_r2.1, the proteins below share one genomic window:
- the LOC101267829 gene encoding uncharacterized protein At1g32220, chloroplastic — MSRLIQARSSLSRFWTGSSRNVRFLSTESNKTDEPFKVEEAETVNMPPPPTEKLLVLGGNGFVGSHVCKEALDRGLTVASLSRTGRSSIQDSWANNVIWHQGNLFSTDSWKDALKGVTSVISCVGGFGSNSHMYKINGTANINAIRAASEEGVKRFVYISAADFGIANYVLQGYYDGKGAAETELLTRYPYGGIILRPGFIYGTRRVGSMKLPLGVIGSPLEMILQRAKPLSQIPLVGPLFTPPVNVTAVAKVAVRAATDPVFPPGVIDVHGILRYSQQRSV; from the exons ATGTCACGTTTAATCCAAGCTCGATCCTCTCTCTCCAGATTCTG GACTGGATCATCCAGAAATGTTCGGTTTTTGTCAACTGAATCCAATAAAACAGATGAGCCCTTTAAAGTTGAGGAAGCAGAAACAGTAAATATGCCTCCACCCCCAACAGAGAAG TTACTTGTGCTCGGTGGAAATGGATTCGTAGGCTCACATGTCTGTAAGGAAGCTCTAGATCGTGGTCTTACAGTTGCTAGTCTTAGCAG AACAGGAAGGTCGTCCATTCAAGATTCTTGGGCTAACAATGTGATTTGGCATCAAG GAAACCTTTTTTCAACTGATTCATGGAAGGATGCACTCAAGGGAGTAACTTCTGTT ATCTCTTGCGTTGGTGGGTTTGGCTCTAACTCACACATGTATAAAATCAATGGGACAGCTAATATAAATGCTATCAGAGCTGCTTCAGAAGAAG GAGTGAAAAGATTTGTTTACATCTCCGCTGCAGACTTTGGCATTGCAAATTATGTGTTACAAGGTTATTATGATGGGAAG GGAGCTGCTGAGACTGAGCTGCTAACAAGATATCCATACGGAG GAATAATCCTGAGACCTGGATTTATCTATGGAACCCGTCGTGTTGGGAGCATGAAATTACCCCTTGGTGTAATTGGTTCTCCTCTAGAGATG ATTCTACAGCGTGCAAAACCTCTGAGTCAGATACCCCTTGTTGGGCCTCTTTTTACTCCTCCTGTGAATGTCACTGCAGTAGCTAAAGTTGCCGTCAGAGCAGCAACAGATCCTGTATTCCCTCCTGGTGTGATTGATGTTCACGGAATCTTGCGCTACAGCCAGCAAAGATCTGTATAA
- the LOC101268125 gene encoding protein GLUTAMINE DUMPER 2 — MRTVIDLSNFEQSKSTVKATFSPPAMSQRSPWHSPVPYLFGGLAAMLGLIAVALLILACSYWKLSGHLRENGEIDHDSEVDPESGDGEKPAIGIMKAMPVFEEKIVVIMAGDLRPSFLATPVMSKNSVLGDESDLNKFEKKLEKETEELGDGKEKEEVVIEVTEMNHGESQNINRQNQ; from the coding sequence atgaGAACAGTAATTGACTTATCAAATTTCGAACAATCAAAATCAACCGTAAAAGCTACATTTTCACCGCCGGCGATGTCACAGAGATCGCCATGGCATTCTCCGGTACCGTATCTATTCGGTGGTCTAGCAGCTATGTTAGGATTAATAGCTGTCGCTCTTCTAATTTTAGCTTGCTCTTATTGGAAACTCTCCGGTCATTTAAGAGAAAACGGCGAAATTGATCACGATTCGGAAGTAGATCCTGAATCCGGCGACGGTGAAAAACCGGCGATCGGAATTATGAAGGCGATGCCGGTGTTTGAAGAGAAAATAGTTGTGATAATGGCTGGAGATTTAAGGCCGAGTTTTTTGGCTACACCTGTGATGAGTAAAAACTCTGTTTTGGGAGATGAAAGTGATTTGAATAAATTCGAGAAGAAATTGGAAAAGGAAACCGAAGAATTAGGTGATGGAAAGGAGAAAGAAGAAGTTGTGATCGAAGTTACAGAAATGAACCATGGAGAATCTCAAAACATCAATAGACAAAATCAGTAA